A region of the Peredibacter starrii genome:
GAAAAGAAATTTAAGACTCGTCGATAAATTTGATAGCGACGATTATTCTCGATACGCGGCCCCGGACTACGCTGATGTTCATTTGGAAGATAATTTGCATTATCTTAATACCGATCAGGAGCGACTTGAAAATTCAGGCATCTCAGGAGCAACTGAAGAGGAAATTGCGGATAAGGGATTCAGAGGAGTGGGTCCTAAGGGATATAAGCGCTCGGACGAAAAAATCTATGAAGACGTCTGCGAATCTCTTATGCGCCATCGTGCGATCGATGCCAGTCATATCATTGTGAAAGTGACTGACGGGACGGTATATCTCTCAGGAAAGATCGAGAGTCGTGGGCTCAAAAAATTGGCCGAATCAGTCGCCGAGAACATTTCCGGTGTTAAAGAAGTCACTAATGAATTGTCGGTCATTCGAGGAGAACTTCGCATGGATGGGCCCGAAGGTGTCACGCAGAAGGACCTTGGAATTACTTAAGGAGTAGGTATGAGAAGGAAAATTAATGATGGAGATCTAACAGGAATAAAAATGGACAGGTTAAGACATTCTCGTTTTGATTTGGATCAGGAACCGCGACGTGAAGAAGGATATTATCGCAGAAGCCCTAATTCATTAAGTGGACCGTATAATGAAAATCGTGGTCGGAGATCAGCAGAGGGAACATCAAATAACTGGGAAAGCAGTCCATTTGAAGATGGAAGGATGAGTTCCTGGAACCATCGCAAGGGTTGGGACAACTATTATGATCGAAGTTATGACCGGGGCTTCAGAAGCCATGGTGGAAGTCAAATCGGTCATGATTTAGGAGACGTCGCAGGTCATCGCGGAAAAGGGCCCAAAGGTTACAAAAGAAGTGATGAAAGTATTTATCAGGATGTGTGCGATATGCTTTCCAGCAGTGCAGATGTTGATGCCACGGACATTGAGGTATCGGTCAAGGATGGTTGTGTATATTTAAATGGTAGGGTCCAAGACAGACAGATGAAGAAAATGGCCGAATATGAAGTGGAAAACATTTCTGGCGTAAGAGATGTGCAAAACCTTCTAAGTCTCTCTGCAAAGGGAGAGGATCTTCATTAAAAATAAGGGCGGGTTTTCTTAATCCGCCTTTTATCTATCCAGTTCTAATTCATCTTCGTCAATCACTCTACGATCAATCTGAATCTCGTTATCAGAACCAGTTTCTGCCGGCATATTTCTTCTTTCAAGAATATCGTCCCGGCTGAATTCTTCTTCTCGCTGAATGTCCATGTCATCGGTCTTTTTGGTCTCTCCGGCGCGGTTACAGCCGGAAATACCAGTCAGGGTCAGCAATGTAAGAAGGGCCATGAAAGTTTTCATAACTTACTCCTTGGTTGATTTAATGAGAACTCCAATGAAAGAAATGCTGTACTTAAGAATGACCAAAACTCATTTGACTAAAGACGTAGTTGGTATCGCTTTTGCTCTTTTCATGGTGGGCCATTAGCAAAGGAAGGTTTATGGCAAATTCAAATTATTCTCGAGATCGTGACACTCAGGAAAATTTTAATACTGATGGAAAGTATGACCTAACAGGAGAGTCAGAATTTTCTCGTGATAGTAGTGTTCCTTTTGATGAGGATGAGGTCCTGACTGAAAGGCATTACAACTTCGATTCTCCTCTTATTCGGGGAAGAGAAATCATGCGTTCGCGTGCCAGTGCCCCGGCAATGAATCGCCCAGATTATCGAGGAAGAGGACCTCGTGGATATCGACGATCCGATGAAAGCATCCGCGAAGACGTCAGCGAAGCACTGTACCGAAATAGTGAAGTTGATGCGTCTGAGATTGAGGTCTTTGTTGCAGACGGACGAGTCACATTGAAAGGGACTGTTAAAGATCGGAATCAAAAAAGGGAGGCCGAATCTGCGATTGAAAATCTTGTGGGCGTTGATGACGTCTTCAATGAACTCAGGATCGCAGTGGCCGACTCATCACCCCCCAGAAAGTCCAAAGGACTAGTTGAGGACAATATTACGGGAATGAACTAGAGCGTCCCAAATTGCCACGGTATCCAGGCGGTAATAACTGTTTAGAGTAGATAATAAGAGGCCCCGAGTTTGCACTCTTCCTCCTAGATGAAGTTCATCATCTTCCTTCTTGTAGGCCTTGTCGTACTTGGCTCCTGCGGTCGTAATGAATTTCCCAATTACGATGACAAAGAGGTCATAACGCTAGAGGAAGAACAAGGAAACTACAGGGCCGAATTTAAGACCCTCAATAAGAAGTGGGCCAAGAAGGTTCACGGATATTCTATTTTATGGTTACGCGGTAATCAATTCTACGCGCGGGTGAGTGTTTCCACTCGCATGCCTCATGTTCAGCATCTTCAATACATTCATGAAGGAACAAAGTGTCCAGGAAGTGGCGCAGATCTTAATCAGGACGGTGTGATTGATCTCAATGAAGTGATCATCGCTTCGGGAAAAGTATTGATCCCCTTAGATGGGAATTTAGTGACCCGTAGAGGTGGTGAAGAGGGCTTTCCGCGAGGAAATGAAGAGGGGAAATACATTTATTACAGGGCCGCCTCCTTCAGGGAGATGATGATAAATCTCCGTGGAAGACCTGATCGTCAATATGCCACAGTCCCTGCCGGGGCTCCACTGCGCTTACAAGAAAGAGTCATCGTTATCTACGGCATCGCGAGCAGTATGACCTTTCCCATTGCCTGCGGAGAAATTTTTGAAGATTACGATCCTTACGAATGATTAAAAATCAGTCTCCGGAGCGACATCATCCATGTTCCAATCAGTATTGGCCGCATCCGGCGATATGATTTCTTCCTGGCGCTCTAAATCCGCCTTCTCCATCTCTGATTCGTTCATAGGGAAAGTGTATTCAGAAGGAGTTCCTTCCTCACTTAGCATCTCGTCCTCGTTGATGTAGCCAGAATCCTGGGCAAATGAGAGTGAAATAGAAGACGTAAGGGCCGCTAACATAATAAACAATATGAACATCGGCTTCATGTCGATCTCCTGTTGATTTCCAAGACAGCATACGGGTCTGCGATTCATCAATGGAAGAGTGGCCGCGTAAGGTGACAACATTCTGAGTCACTAGTCAGGAGGGGGAAAATGCCCTTTCAGGCGGTTATGGACCAATGCCTTCTTGCGGTAAAATTAAAGAATGAAAAATAACGAGCGCTTCGATGTCTTGTCCACTAAATCAGAAAAGTCCGGGGTGAGTGGCGTTGTTGAATCTCTGCTTCGCCGCTTTCGTACGGTGGGCTTCATTCTCCTGCTTTCTCCCATTGCATTGATTTATGTTTTTTGCATGGGACTGGCCTTCTCTCCTGGGGTGATGCTTTTTCAATGGGTGCAGGAGTTGACCGCACATTCTCATACAATCCTGAAAGGAATTTCTCTTGGGTTTTCCATGGCCTTGGGGTGGGTGATGTATGGGCTCTCGATCATCTTCATTGTCCCAACTGTTAATAAACTTCTTCCCCTTAAAGTTGCTCCTCTTCGCGCCAGCTGGTTTAGCTTAAGTGTTATCCCTTGGTATTATCACAATGCTCTCACTTATCTTGTGCGATACACTTTTTTGGATTTCATCACTCCAACTCCACTTAACATTCTTTTCTTTAAAATGATGGGAATGAAAATTGGGAAAGGTAGCATGATCAATACATCCAATGTTTCTGATCCCTGCTTAATTGAGATTGGTGATTATGTGACCATTGGTGGTTCTGCCACCATGATGGCCCATTATGGAATGAAAGGAATTCTCATCATTGATAAATTAGTGATCAAGGACAAGGCGACCATCGGGCTTAAGGCATCACTATTTGGAGATGTTGTCGTAGGAGAGGGTGCTACCATTAAACCCAATGATGTACTGTTACCAAAAACCCGAATCCCTGATCGAGAGAAAGACGCCGCTTAATGAGTCATGGGCGAATCTTCCAGTCCTTCTGAAGGGTAGAGATCTTCACGGTCCTCTGTTCGTTCTCCCACCAGTCTGATCCATTCTTCGAATGCCGCAAAGTACTGAAGAAGTAATTCTTTGGTCTTCTCATTGGTCAAGCGGTCCTGCTCATCAAAGGCATGAGAAGCATTGAAATACATTTCAGGTTGTCCCAATACACTCATATTTAAGTAGGCCATTACCTGACGAAGATGATGTTGGGCGCCGAAAGTACCAATGGCACCGGGAGAAGCACCCAGAAGTGCCGCCGGTTTTCGGTTCCATAAATTTTGTCCATAAGGTCTTGAACCCCAATCGATGGCATTTTTTAAAACACCCGGGAAGGAGCGATTATATTCTGGAGAAATGAAGAGCACCGCCTGCGCCTCACGAATAAGGTCTTTAAACTCAGAGACGATATCAGGTGGATCCATTTCCAGATCCTGAGAGAAGAATGGAAGTTTTGAAATATCGAATGTTTCGAATTCAAAATGAGGGATAGAAAGTTCCTGAATGGATCTGAAGTACTTCTTGTTCAAAGAATTGCGACTGATGCCACCCACCAGAGTCAGAGTCTTGATCGCCATAAATCCTCCTCGGTTTACCTCACAAGTGGACCATGAGAAGACGTTGCTGAAAACTAAAAGAGAGCTTAAAAAGTCATTATTCCACTTAAGTCGGTTATGTGGAAAAATTCCGTCTCATTATTCTTAAACTGCTTCAAATTTATACTTGGGCCTGGTCTATGTCTTGCAGCTAGTCCGTATATAACTTTCACCAAGGAAGGGTTATGGATATTTATGAAGCTTTAAAAAAGGACCATGAAGAATTGAAGATAGTTCTTGAGGAACTTGTTTCGTTGAGGGCCGATGACGATTACCGCTATGTCCTCATCGAAGAAATTAGAAATGTATTGGTTCCGCACTCGCGAGCTGAGGAATCAATTTTTTATAATACGCTTCGAGCGGTGAACGCTGATAAAAAAATTGTGTTTCATGGATATCAAGAGCACCTTGAAACTGAAACGTTACTCCGAACACTACAAGTCATGGATCGCATGAATCTTGATTGGAAGGCCACTGCAAAAAAACTTCAGGAATCGTTTCTTCATCACATTGAAGACGAGGAAAATGAAATCTTCGCAGAGGCACAAAAAGCTTTCACAGAAGAAGAAGCTGTGAGTATGGCAGATGCCTTTTTGCAGTTAAAACCGAAGATCGAGAAAGAAGGATTCATGAAAAACACCGTGGATATGGTGATCAATTTGTTGCCCCCTCGTCTGGCCGATAAGCTCAGAAATATCGGAGAGAATCGGGCGGCTTAAACCGTCCAGGAAAAGTTTCACCTGATCCATTGCCGAATTGTTTTATTTATCTCATGAATGGACTCTATTAATGTCTTGAATCAACGGGCTTCTTTAAATTAAACGCTGGTTAAAACTAATTGTTCTAGTTCTTTGGCGAGAAGTTGATACGTTTGAAGTCTTCATTGTGACAGTCGTATCTACTTTCGCTGGCGGAAGTGATTTCATCCTTTTCAGAGATTTCATGGCCTCTTTGGCCATAAATTGGACGAGCTCATCCATGCTTAGATTTTTGCCAAGAAGATCTTTCAGCTTTTCTACGGTGGCCATTGTTTCATCAGATAAAACATAAACTTCTTGGATTTTATCTTTTGAAATCCTTTTTGCCTTACCCGGCTTTTTCTCTTTTCCTGTGATCTCAAAGAGTCTTTTTTCACATTCAGTTTTAGTGAGACCTTCCACTTCTTTTAAAACTTCTTGCCTTTGAGATTTATCTTCAATGAAATCATTCACTAATGAAATATTTGTAAGAGTTAGTTTGCCTGATTCGATTTTCGGTTCTATTTCTGGCATTTCTGCCAAGGCCCTTGCTGCCACAATTCTTCTTTGAGCGCCACTTTCTGAATATCCAAGTTCACGAACGCAATAAGCGAACAGCGAAGAATAATTTAGTTCGTGATAAAGCTTTCTTCGCTCTATCTCTTTCAAGTGATGAAGTAGTTTGGTGATGACCACTCTTTCGGAGCTCGCCAATTTTTTTGTATCACTCAGTAAAATTTTATTTGCAAGATGATTAAGTCTCATGTTAGAAAAAATACGGAAAAGATACGGATATGTCAACTTCAAAAAAAAGGAGATTAAGATTCACTTCCGCTGGCGAAAGTAAAACAGAGGCACTTTTCAAGAGATGTTTTATTCTTCTATACTTTTAGAATGAATAAACTATTTACACTTGGTTTTCTCCTCGTTCTTTCTCAAAATCTTAAAGCTTCTGACATCTGTTCTAGAAGTTCTCAGGATTTAAGGGTTTTCTTGGATCAGAATAGTTCCAGGATTTCTTTTAAGAACGATGGGGGATTATTCAATCAAGGTGTATGTTGGTGGCACAATAGAATGCAACGTTCTTCTGCTTACTTAGTAAGCTACGAACCTTCATTACCGCCTCCATCACGTCCTGAATTGTTAAAGATTCTTCTTTCTCTTCGCAATATGGACTCGGCAGTTGTCATTCCTGGGTATGAGGATTTTTTAACTTTTTCCCAGGATTACAAAAAAGAAATTCAGGAAATCCTGGATGGTTGGCAAAAGCTTGATGGATTTTTCAACTTTCAATGGATTCGTGGAATTTCTGGACAATCAGAACTACCGAGTGAGCAAATGCTCGCAAGAATGCGTGATGTGTATACCTATTATAAATATACGCCGGCCCCACTATGGATCATGGCCCAAATCAAAGGACTAACGTCTCATTCATTTTTGATTTTGCGCATGCACGAGATCGCAAATGGATATGAGATGGAGTTGATTGATAGTAACCATCCTCAAGAAACTGTGAAACTGACCTATCACGAGGGAGATACTGCTCTCCGTGTGGAAGGTGGAAAGTATACTTTTGTTCCTTACGTGGGATTTCAAAACGACTATAAAAAAATTGGTGAAGCTCTTAAAAGACGTTGTGGTGAGAAGACATTCCCAATTGATCTGAGCGATCTTAAAGAAGGTCAGATCGAACTGTAATTACTTACAGTATTGGGAAACCACGTTGAGAACCACATCGATATCGATGGGTTTTTTAAGAAATCCAATTGAACCTTCAGTGTTCGTTTTGTCGGCGACAGCAGAAACAATTAAAACTGGAATTGGTGCAAGAAGTGTGTCGGCCATAATTGTGTCCAGAAACTGACGACCATTCATGATCGGCATCATCATGTCGAGCAATACCAAGCATGGTTTGGCCATGGACCCAAGAACGTCTAAGGCCTCTTTGCCATTGGTCGCGGCCTTCGTGATGTAGCCTTCTGACTCGAGCAGATCAACCATGACGTTGCGGATATCATCATCATCTTCAACAATCAGGATCGTTTTACATTTTCCTGGTATGGCCATGTGTATTCTCCTCGGGCATAGATTAGCAATTCTTCATTCACAAAGTGATGGGACACTGTGCTCAGGAAGTTTGCCACCTGCGATTAGAAATTTTGCCTCATTTGATCAGGCATAGCTCGGTGGGCCCACTCTGCAATCAACGACTTACCTTTTGGCAAAGCTTTTGCTCTAAGGGCAAAGTTGATTTTTTCAAGGAGTGAGTCATGAAATTTAAATCGCCGGTTCCATTTCTTTTTGTTGCTTCACTATTTGCCCTCGCTGCATGCGGTGGCGGAAGTGGGAGTAGTTCATCATCAAAACAAAATGAGAATGCCGAGCTTCAGGAAGATAATGATCAAGGGATTTATCGTGCCGTATTAACGCCAGTGAATAAGAAGCTAGTTGCTAATACTACAGGAACAATCGAAGTACGTATTGATGGAGATGAAGTTGTCATTGAATCAACGGTTGCGGGAGCACCATCAGGTGTGAAGCACTTTCAAAATATTATGACGAGCTCTGAGTGTCCAACTGAGGCCAGCGATGCCAATGGAGATGGAGTTGTAGATATTATGGAAGGTTCGGCGAGCTTTGGAAAAATCCTGGTGCCGCTTGATAGCAATATCAGTGATCAATTACTTGGAAATGATTTTGGGCCAATTGCTAATGGTGCAGGTGCGTATGTTTATCGCAAGAGTACTTCATTTGCTCAACTGATGGCGGATCTCAATGCTGAAGACCCAGATAAGGAAGACTTCTTTGCGAAGCTATCTCCAACTGAAACCTTAAGGCTCTCAAAACGAGTCGTAGTTGTTCATGGAGTGAGTCGTAATTCAGATCTTCCGGCGACAGTGGCAACTCTTGGAGATGCGGCCGCGGATCAGTTGATTCCGATTGCCTGTGGGAAACTTGTTAAAGTGCACAGCGAAGACACGACCACTGCGGATGCTGCGAGAAGTGAAACAAGCAGCGAAACGACAACTGGAGCACGCTTCCTCTAATCTCTTTTTAGAAGTTCTTCCAACTGGGGGGCCCTATGAAAGAGGTTTTTTTAGAGGGATTGTTGTTGCAAGCAAGTCTCATCTTTGCCCTGGGGCCCCAGAATCTTTTTGTGCTGGAGTCGGGTCTTCGCCGACACCATCACATTACGGTGAGCTTTGTGTGCTTTCTCTGTGATCTCTCCCTCATTATGTTGGGAGTGGCAGGGGCGGCGACCTTCTTTAATCACTATCCACAGATCAAAATCTTTTTCGGAGTGGTAGGAGTAGGGTTTCTTCTGCTCTACGGATTTGGAAAAATCACCACACCAGAAGAGAGCTTTGTTGTGGGGGCCGCCAAGGCACCCGGCACTTTAAAAAGTGTCATTCTAAAATCCATTACTTTTAGTGTGATCAATCCCCATGCCTACCTGGATGGAATTGTCCTGATTGGTGGCTATTCCGCCAAATATAGCGACATCTACCTGAGGCTCACACTAGGAATGGGAGCTGCGACTTTTTCACTCATCTGGTTTCTGCTCTTGTCTCTTGGAGCAAGTGTTATGATGCCATTTTTCCAATCTCCCAAACGCATGCGTTTAATGATGGGAAGTGCGGGACTCATTCTTTTATTCCTCTCGGCGAAACTCACCCTGGATGTATACGGCTGGCTTCTGGAAACTTATCCGGAAACGGCAAGTGTGCTCCATTTCGGTCCAAGATAAGCCTGGCAAAAATTCCCAATCGTCTTTAAAATATTTATAAATTCAGTCCAAGGAAAAATATGAAACTATTTTTGTCTGCTCTTTTACTTGTTTCACTAAATGCATTTGCTGCCAAAGGTCCAGTGGTTGTGATGGAGACCAGCATGGGTACAATTGAAATCGAACTCAATCAGGAAAAGGCCCCAAACACAGTTAAAAACTTCTTAGGCTACGTAGATGATAAATTCTATGACGGCACAATCTTTCACCGTGTGATCGATGGCTTCATGATCCAGGGTGGTGGCTTTGATGAAAAAATGAATGAGAAGAAAACCAAGGCGCCAATTAAGAACGAAGCCAATAATGGTCTAAGCAATGACACTGGTACAATTGCCATGGCCCGCACGAATGATCCTCACTCTGCCACGGCCCAGTTCTTTATCAACGTAAATGACAACTCACCACTTAACCACACAGGTGAAAATCCAGCGGGTTGGGGTTATGCGGTTTTCGGTAAAGTCACTTCAGGTATGCACGTTGTGAATAGAATTAAGATGGTTCGCACCGGTAACATGAACGGTCACCAGAACGTACCAATGGACACTGTTGTAATTAAGAGTGTGAAACGTAAGAAGTAATTACTTCATCAAGCGAAAGCAGTTCTGAACCACGAAGATCAAATCATCAACCTCTAAGGGCTTATTGAGAAACTCAAAGGCCTTTAGGGGTTCTTTATACTCCTGAAAACGATTATTGGCAGTGAGAAGAATCACAGGAATGTGAGAGTAACGAGTGTCTTCCATTTGAAGCTCTCTGAACTCAAATCCATTCATCTCCGGCATCATAAGATCCAGGACAATCAAATCCGGTACAAAAGATTTTTCGGTCATGACCCTGAAGGCCTCAAGTCCATTCTTGGACACCTCCACGAGGTATCCTTGACCTTCAAGAATTTCTCTCAAAGAGTTTCGAATAGAGGGATCGTCTTCAACAATTAATATTTTTCTTTTCATCATGAGTTCATGTGATGATGCTTGGCCTCTTCAAATTCGTAGGCGAATTGTTCCAGCTCATCGGGGCCAAAATCTTCCTTTGCTTCGGCGAACAGTTTACCTTCTTCATGCTCAACATGGATACTACAAAGCTGTTCTAATTCCAAAAAAGTTTTTAACCATTCTTTAGATTCGGTATCCAAAAAGTTTAATTTCTGAATGAGCTCTTTGATCTGATGGTGCTCGCGGTTGTTTTCTTCAACCAATCTTAAGGTAAATTCACCAGGTGTTTCATTCAGAATTTTAGTATGAAGGGTGACTTCTTCGCCTTCCATATGGGGGATCATCTCTTCTTTCCATCTTGCGAATAGTTCTTTGCGAAGCTTATTCGTTCTTGCGGTTTGAATTTCGTGCAGAAGGGCATGCATCTCTCTGTGCTCTTTTCGTAGTTTGTTTAAAATTGTCTCTGGCATACATCCTCCTGATAGCGAGCTGATTACTGATCGGGTACAACGTCGTAACGGTTTTGTTCAATCTCCTCTTGCTGGAGCTGTTCATCAGGTGATTGTTTCTGCTCTTCGATCTCTTGCAATTTTAGTTCTTCTTCCTCTGTCAAAGGTTGTTCTTCCTCTTCAGGAGTGACCTGATTCAGGGTCGCGGCGGATCCACCCATAGCACTTGTGTTGGCCGGATTTGGACTACCCATGGCCCATACTGTTGACATGAAAAAAAATGAGCAAAAGACTACAAATATTTTCATGATTGCCTCGCATAACATCATTGAATCGGCCCGGAGATGAAGATGAAACTAAAGTTCCTCTAAAGGGTAATTGACCAAAGTTTTTTTTCAATGGCCCTGCAGAGAGAGCATTGAGTATGCTCGATGGTTGAGATGTATAACTCTGGAGGAATATATGATTACTAAATCAGAAGCGAAAAAGTTCTTTAAACGTTTTAGTAAAGATGCGGGAAAGACATACCGCACTTTCTCAAAAGATCTCTCTAAGAGAATCAGCAAAATCCAGGATCGAATTCCTAATCGTTAATCAGTCTTACTTCTTTAGATCGAACCAACTCCAGCAGAGTAATCTCTGGAGTTGTTCCTAAACGCACAAGTGGTCCCCAACTGCCTGTTCCTGGATTCACGTACACCCACATATTTCCTACGCGATGAAGACCTTGTGATAACTTGTGAACGAATTTCACCACGATGGTCCAGGGAAAGAATTGGCCCGCGTGAGTGTGGCCGGAAAGTTGTAAATGAAAGCCGCTCTTCTCGGCATCTGGAGCAATCCCCGGACGATGAGAGAGAAGGATCTTAAAGCTTGCGGAGTCGGCGTACTTCGTATCAAGATTAGGAGTTAATCGGGAAACCGGATCAGGAATTCCGGCCACCAGGACATCCGCTCCTTGATGCTTAACTATCTTTCCCCGATTCACGAGATTGATGGTCCCTAGGTTATTAAGCACAATTAACCATTCGTTGGCGTTCCAGTAGTATTCATGGTTTCCCGGAATGAAGAATGAGCCGTAGGTCGATTTTAAATTTCCAATGGGGGCAATGTCCTCCCGATACTCACGAACAT
Encoded here:
- a CDS encoding BON domain-containing protein, yielding MDKEKQERKRNLRLVDKFDSDDYSRYAAPDYADVHLEDNLHYLNTDQERLENSGISGATEEEIADKGFRGVGPKGYKRSDEKIYEDVCESLMRHRAIDASHIIVKVTDGTVYLSGKIESRGLKKLAESVAENISGVKEVTNELSVIRGELRMDGPEGVTQKDLGIT
- a CDS encoding metallophosphoesterase, which gives rise to MLGLLFLLIASFPFKRLFRLQIHLAYMAMAFLTFLVVFTIVRDIAWLITGELAPISYVFILTVVSLIVGLINASRGPRVKHVKVPVNDLNENLIGFKIAQISDLHVGATIRKRYVEKVVKKINALKCHIVVLTGDIGDGNVREYREDIAPIGNLKSTYGSFFIPGNHEYYWNANEWLIVLNNLGTINLVNRGKIVKHQGADVLVAGIPDPVSRLTPNLDTKYADSASFKILLSHRPGIAPDAEKSGFHLQLSGHTHAGQFFPWTIVVKFVHKLSQGLHRVGNMWVYVNPGTGSWGPLVRLGTTPEITLLELVRSKEVRLIND
- a CDS encoding BON domain-containing protein, whose amino-acid sequence is MRRKINDGDLTGIKMDRLRHSRFDLDQEPRREEGYYRRSPNSLSGPYNENRGRRSAEGTSNNWESSPFEDGRMSSWNHRKGWDNYYDRSYDRGFRSHGGSQIGHDLGDVAGHRGKGPKGYKRSDESIYQDVCDMLSSSADVDATDIEVSVKDGCVYLNGRVQDRQMKKMAEYEVENISGVRDVQNLLSLSAKGEDLH
- a CDS encoding peptidylprolyl isomerase: MKLFLSALLLVSLNAFAAKGPVVVMETSMGTIEIELNQEKAPNTVKNFLGYVDDKFYDGTIFHRVIDGFMIQGGGFDEKMNEKKTKAPIKNEANNGLSNDTGTIAMARTNDPHSATAQFFINVNDNSPLNHTGENPAGWGYAVFGKVTSGMHVVNRIKMVRTGNMNGHQNVPMDTVVIKSVKRKK
- a CDS encoding NADPH-dependent FMN reductase, coding for MAIKTLTLVGGISRNSLNKKYFRSIQELSIPHFEFETFDISKLPFFSQDLEMDPPDIVSEFKDLIREAQAVLFISPEYNRSFPGVLKNAIDWGSRPYGQNLWNRKPAALLGASPGAIGTFGAQHHLRQVMAYLNMSVLGQPEMYFNASHAFDEQDRLTNEKTKELLLQYFAAFEEWIRLVGERTEDREDLYPSEGLEDSPMTH
- a CDS encoding response regulator, with the translated sequence MAIPGKCKTILIVEDDDDIRNVMVDLLESEGYITKAATNGKEALDVLGSMAKPCLVLLDMMMPIMNGRQFLDTIMADTLLAPIPVLIVSAVADKTNTEGSIGFLKKPIDIDVVLNVVSQYCK
- a CDS encoding LysE/ArgO family amino acid transporter, with protein sequence MKEVFLEGLLLQASLIFALGPQNLFVLESGLRRHHHITVSFVCFLCDLSLIMLGVAGAATFFNHYPQIKIFFGVVGVGFLLLYGFGKITTPEESFVVGAAKAPGTLKSVILKSITFSVINPHAYLDGIVLIGGYSAKYSDIYLRLTLGMGAATFSLIWFLLLSLGASVMMPFFQSPKRMRLMMGSAGLILLFLSAKLTLDVYGWLLETYPETASVLHFGPR
- a CDS encoding response regulator, whose protein sequence is MMKRKILIVEDDPSIRNSLREILEGQGYLVEVSKNGLEAFRVMTEKSFVPDLIVLDLMMPEMNGFEFRELQMEDTRYSHIPVILLTANNRFQEYKEPLKAFEFLNKPLEVDDLIFVVQNCFRLMK
- a CDS encoding hemerythrin domain-containing protein → MDIYEALKKDHEELKIVLEELVSLRADDDYRYVLIEEIRNVLVPHSRAEESIFYNTLRAVNADKKIVFHGYQEHLETETLLRTLQVMDRMNLDWKATAKKLQESFLHHIEDEENEIFAEAQKAFTEEEAVSMADAFLQLKPKIEKEGFMKNTVDMVINLLPPRLADKLRNIGENRAA
- a CDS encoding BON domain-containing protein, with amino-acid sequence MANSNYSRDRDTQENFNTDGKYDLTGESEFSRDSSVPFDEDEVLTERHYNFDSPLIRGREIMRSRASAPAMNRPDYRGRGPRGYRRSDESIREDVSEALYRNSEVDASEIEVFVADGRVTLKGTVKDRNQKREAESAIENLVGVDDVFNELRIAVADSSPPRKSKGLVEDNITGMN
- a CDS encoding hemerythrin domain-containing protein, translated to MPETILNKLRKEHREMHALLHEIQTARTNKLRKELFARWKEEMIPHMEGEEVTLHTKILNETPGEFTLRLVEENNREHHQIKELIQKLNFLDTESKEWLKTFLELEQLCSIHVEHEEGKLFAEAKEDFGPDELEQFAYEFEEAKHHHMNS